A single Argentina anserina chromosome 7, drPotAnse1.1, whole genome shotgun sequence DNA region contains:
- the LOC126802422 gene encoding chalcone--flavanone isomerase 1 gives MILPLTGQQYPEKVSENCVAIWKKFGIYTDAEANVIENFIEVFKDQTFPPGASIFFTQSLNGSLTIGFSKDGSIPEVGNAVIENKLLSESVLESIIGKQGVSPEARKSVATRLSELLKESDHCVAGNGKVEEYPKEAEVKA, from the exons ATGATTCTACCACTGACGGGCCAGCAATACCCGGAGAAGGTTTCAGAGAATTGTGTTGCGATTTGGAAGAAATTTGGAATATACACTGATGCAGAAGCTAACGTCATTGAGAACTTCATTGAGGTCTTCAAAGATCAGACTTTCCCACCCGGAGCCTCTATCTTCTTCACACAATCACTAAATGGATCATTGACG ATCGGCTTCTCCAAAGATGGTTCCATACCCGAAGTTGGGAATGCGGTGATTGAGAACAAGTTACTTTCAGAATCAGTTCTGGAGTCAATCATAGGAAAGCAAGGTGTTTCTCCTGAAGCAAGGAAAAGTGTCGCGACAAGGCTATCAGAATTGTTGAAAGAGAGTGATCATTGCGTGGCCGGAAATGGGAAAGTGGAAGAGTACCCAAAGGAAGCAGAAGTTAAGGCCTGA
- the LOC126802328 gene encoding probable receptor-like protein kinase At5g59700 → MMRGGTVRLLIWVSSAFCLMFGSLGYDPIDNFLIDCGSSTNQTVGNRVFLPDESYSTVLSSPQKLIAKTTLNSSSIPSSIDPAVFETALIFPEGSRYTFPIKKQGRHWVRLYFHPFVHNSYIMSQAKFSVSAQSFTLLKDFQIEGDFLMKEYILNVTSSSLVLTFTPSSNSFAFVNALEIVLLPDELIPKGARAIGLKETEQSLSKLALETVWRVNMGNVTVSSLNDTLGRFWDSDYWYLNNEGAARYVSKPEAVEFSASPTKYIAPSSVYGTATMLKTTNEPRMVANLTWNFDVDPGFKYLVRFHFCDMTSNATEKVMFKVFINDLYASDSLDLKNLTSNFLGRPYFMDVITRASDIPKMNVSVGPYSPDGGYLYPITILNGLEIMKISNSRSSLDVSLRNSSKIKLGVIVGLAVGVFFAIVLAIVLFLFYRRRLAHAIHLKAEDVMENAEEGKDANGTVMFSASKIGYRFPLAAIQEATENFSENLLIGVGGFGKVYKGILKDHTKVAVKRGAPQSKQGIAEFRTEIEMLSQFRHRHLVSLIGYCDEKDELIIIYEYMENGSLKSHLYGSDHPCLSWRKRLEICVGAAKGLHYLHTSSEKTIIHRDVKSANILLDGNLMAKVADFGLSKNGPETDQTHVSTAVKGSFGYLDPEYLTRQQLTEKSDVYSFGVVMFEILCGRPAIDPSLPREEVSLVEYATKRHQNGQLEEIVDPRLAGQVKPDTLRKYGDVAAKCLSECGVDRPTVGDVLWNLEFVLQLEGNQGRSNHASPVNNLETSTVSTVELSMGSLRDIAGVSMSKVFAQMVREDMR, encoded by the coding sequence ATGATGAGAGGAGGGACTGTTAGATTGCTCATTTGGGTTTCTTCAGCTTTCTGTTTGATGTTTGGTTCATTAGGATATGATCCTATAGATAATTTTCTGATTGATTGTGGATCATCGACCAATCAAACAGTTGGTAATCGTGTGTTTCTACCAGATGAGTCTTATTCAACTGTTCTTTCATCACCACAAAAACTCATTGCCAAAACCACTTTAAATTCCAGTTCCATTCCTTCCTCCATTGATCCAGCTGTTTTCGAAACTGCCCTTATATTCCCTGAAGGTTCTCGTTACACATTTCCAATAAAGAAGCAGGGGCGTCATTGGGTTCGCCTCTACTTCCACCCTTTTGTTCACAACAGCTACATTATGAGCCAAGCAAAGTTTTCTGTGTCTGCTCAAAGTTTTACCCTTTTGAAAGATTTTCAAATAGAGGGTGATTTTCTAATGAAGGAGTACATTCTAAATGTAACTTCTAGCAGCTTGGTTCTGACCTTCACTCCTTCCTCCAATTCGTTTGCTTTTGTGAATGCATTGGAAATTGTTTTGCTCCCTGATGAGCTTATTCCTAAGGGCGCTAGAGCCATTGGTTTGAAGGAGACTGAACAAAGTTTGAGTAAGCTGGCATTGGAGACAGTTTGGAGGGTGAACATGGGTAATGTAACAGTTTCTTCCCTAAATGATACCTTGGGGAGATTTTGGGATTCTGATTATTGGTACCTGAATAATGAGGGTGCTGCAAGATATGTGTCGAAGCCAGAAGCTGTCGAGTTCTCTGCTTCACCAACGAAGTACATTGCTCCTTCTTCTGTCTATGGCACTGCAACCATGCTCAAAACGACAAATGAACCAAGAATGGTTGCCAATCTGACATGGAACTTTGATGTTGATCCCGGTTTCAAGTATTTGGTTCGGTTTCACTTTTGTGACATGACTAGTAACGCTACTGAGAAGGTCATGTTCAAAGTTTTTATCAATGATTTGTACGCCTCTGACAGTCTTGATCTTAAAAATCTGACATCAAATTTCTTAGGCCGCCCTTATTTTATGGATGTCATCACGAGGGCAAGTGATATCCCTAAGATGAACGTAAGTGTTGGCCCTTATAGCCCAGATGGAGGTTATCTATACCCAATCACCATTCTTAATGGCCTCGAGATCATGAAAATAAGCAACTCAAGGAGCAGCCTTGATGTCTCGTTGAGGAACAGCTCTAAGATCAAACTTGGTGTTATAGTGGGTTTGGCTGTTGGAGTATTTTTCGCTATTGTTTTGGCTATCGTTTTGTTCCTATTTTATAGAAGAAGATTAGCACATGCCATACATTTGAAGGCAGAAGATGTCATGGAGAATGCAGAAGAAGGTAAAGACGCCAATGGGACGGTTATGTTTTCTGCCTCAAAGATTGGGTACCGCTTCCCGTTAGCAGCAATTCAAGAGGCTACTGAAAATTTCAGTGAGAATCTGCTTATTGGAGTTGGTGGTTTCGGCAAGGTTTACAAAGGAATTTTAAAGGACCATACCAAAGTGGCGGTTAAGAGAGGAGCTCCTCAATCAAAGCAGGGTATTGCAGAATTTCGGACTGAGATTGAAATGTTGTCTCAGTTCCGCCATCGCCATTTGGTCTCCTTGATCGGTTATTGTGATGAGAAAGATGAGTTGATCATCATTTACGAGTACATGGAAAATGGGAGCTTGAAAAGCCATCTGTATGGCTCAGATCATCCATGTTTAAGCTGGAGGAAGAGGCTTGAAATCTGCGTTGGAGCTGCGAAAGGACTTCACTATCTTCATACCAGCTCTGAAAAGACAATCATTCACCGTGATGTTAAGTCTGCGAATATACTGCTCGATGGGAACTTGATGGCCAAGGTTGCTGACTTTGGGCTTTCAAAAAATGGCCCCGAGACTGATCAGACACATGTCAGCACTGCTGTAAAAGGAAGTTTCGGGTATCTTGATCCAGAGTACTTGACAAGGCAACAGCTAACTGAGAAATCAGATGTGTACTCATTTGGGGTGGTGATGTTCGAAATCCTTTGTGGAAGACCTGCCATTGATCCATCACTTCCAAGGGAAGAGGTAAGTCTAGTTGAATATGCAACGAAGCGACATCAAAATGGTCAGCTGGAGGAGATTGTCGATCCTCGTCTTGCAGGTCAAGTAAAGCCAGACACATTGAGGAAGTATGGAGATGTAGCTGCAAAGTGCTTATCAGAATGTGGTGTTGATCGACCTACTGTGGGTGATGTGTTGTGGAACTTGGAATTTGTGCTTCAACTCGAAGGAAATCAGGGAAGGTCTAATCATGCTAGTCCTGTCAACAACTTGGAGACCAGCACTGTGTCTACTGTAGAATTGAGCATGGGAAGTTTAAGGGACATTGCTGGGGTCTCGATGAGCAAGGTATTTGCCCAGATGGTGAGAGAGGACATGAGGTAG